ATGAATTCGCTCATGTCGATGCGGACGATGGCCTGCTCGTCATCGAAGAGGAATTCCGCAAGGGCCCGGGCCAGTTCCGTCTTGCCGACACCCGTGGGGCCGAGGAAGAGGAATGAACCAAGGGGGCGGTTGGGGTCCTGAAGCCCCGCCCGCGCGCGACGGATGGTGTTCGCGACGGCGCCGATGGCCTCGTCCTGTCCGATGACACGCCTGTGGATGTTGTCCTCCATGTGTACGAGCTTGTCCATCTCCCCCTCGAGCATCTTGGAGACGGGGATGCCCGTCCACTTGGAGACGACGCGGGCTATGTCCTCCTCGTCGACCTCCTCCTTGAGCATCTTCTTCCCCTTCTGGAGGGCCGCAAGCTCGTCGTTCCTCTGCTTCAGTTCCTGCTCCAGGGAGGATATGGTGCCGTACCGGATCTCCGCGACCCGTCCGAAATCGCCCTTGCGTTCCAGGTCGTCGGCCTGGGTCCTCGCCTGGTCGATCTTTTCCTTTGTCTCGGAGATGCCCGTGATAAGGGTCTTTTCCTTCTCCCAGTGCCCGCGCTTCTCCTGCACCTCTTTTTTCAGCTCGGCGAGTTCATCCTCGAGCTTCTTCCTGCGCTCCTTCGACGCCTCGTCCTTTTCCTTCTTCAGCGCCTCGATCTCGATCTGGGACTGGATGATCTTCCGTTCGATCTCATCGATCTCGGTGGGGACGCTGTCTATCTCCATGCGCAACCGCGATGACGCTTCGTCCACGAGGTCGATGGCCTTGTCGGGGAGGAACCTGTCCGTGATGTAGCGATGAGACAGCGTCGCCGCCGCGATGAGGGCGGGGTCCTTTATGACGACACCGTGATGGAGCTCGTATTTCTCCTTGAGCCCCCTCAGTATGGCGATCGTCTCCTCGACGGAGGGCTCGCCCACGTAGACGGGCTGGAAACGCCTCTCCAGCGCGGCGTCCTTCTCTATGTACTTGCGGTATTCGTCAAGGGTGGTGGCGCCTATGCAGCGCAGCTCCCCCCGGGCGAGGGCCGGTTTGAGCATGTTCGACGCGTCGACCGCGCCCTGGGCGCCTCCGGCTCCGACGATGGTGTGGAGCTCGTCGATGAAGAGGATGATCGTCCCCGCCGCCTCGTCGATCTCCTTGAGGACCGCCTTGAGCCTGTCCTCGAACTCGCCGCGGTACTTCGCCCCCGCGAGCAGGGACCCCAGGTCGAGGGAGAGGACGCGTTTGTTCTTCAGGGTCTCCGGGATATCACCGGAAATGATCCTCTGGGCGAGTCCTTCCACGATGGCCGTCTTCCCCACGCCGGGCTCGCCGATGATGACGGGATTGTTCTTGGTCCTGCGCGACAGGACCTGCATGACCCTGCGGACCTCCTCGTCGCGTCCGATGACGGGGTCGAGCTTGCCCTTGCGGGCCTCTTCCGTCAGGTCGCGGCAGTAACGCTGGAGCGCCTGGTATTTTTCCTCCGGGGCCTGGTCGGTCACCCGCTGGGTGCCCCTTAAGTCCTTGAGGACGGCATAGATGCTGTCCTTTGTTATGCCGTATATCCTGAGAGTGGCCGCCGCCGGTCCATCCTTCCCGTCGGCTATGCCGATAAGGAGATGTTCCGTGCTCACGAACTCGTCCTTGAGCCTTTCCGCTTCCGTGAATGCCGTATCGAGGGTCTGCTTGAAGCGCGACGATATGTAGGTCTGACTCCCGCCTTCCACCCGCGGTATCTTGGCAAGTTCGCGATCGAGGTCGCGGGCGATCATGTCCGCCTTCACCCCGAGCTTTTCGAGTATGGGCCGTATGATCCCATCTTTCTGCGATATGAGGGCAAAGAGCAGGTGCTCGTTCTCGATGCTCTGCTGGCCCAGCGACTCAGCCTTCTTCTGCGCTTCCTGGATGGCCTCCTGGGCCTTTATGGTCAGTTTTTCCCAGTTCATATGTTCACCTCGTGACAGGATATGTCAAACCCTCCGGAGCCCATGACGCTCCGGGAACAACCTTATGCAGCCTCCTTCAAAGGGTGACATCCGAAATCTTGTCTGAAATATAAGCACGATATGTGGATAATCAACTGACCTGTCCGGTCGCCGGTCTTTTTGACATCACACCGTCGTTGTGCTAAGAAATTAGCCATGCACGTCAACTGGGAGGGAAGAGAGTACGTCTTCGAGAAGCCGATGCTCGTGTCCCGGCTCCTGCAGGAACTCAATGTCAGCAAAGAGGGCCATCTCGTTGTCGCGAACAACCGGCTCGTCACCGAAGACCACAGGCTCGGCGCCGGCGATAACGTGAAGGTCATACGGGTCGTATCGGGCGGATGAAATGCAGGGTATGCGGACAGACGGCGTGCATCAGCCTCAGGTCCCACAAGACCGCCTTCTGTGACACACACTTCATTGCGTTTTTTGAGAAGAGGGTAAGCACCACCATCCGGCGTTACCGGCTGATCGGTGAGGCCGACCGTCCCGTGGTGGCCGTGTCGGGGGGCAAGGATTCCCTGTCCCTGTGGCTCCTGCTGACGAAGATGGGTGTCGCGGCTGACGGCGTCTACGTTGACCTCGGCATAGGCGACTACTCCCGCGTGTCGCTGGAGAAGATAAAGGCTGTCGCCGACAGGATCGGCAGGAGGGTCCACATCTTCCATGTCCCCGATGTTTTCGGCAGGGACATCAGCGAGGTGGCGAAAGGGCTGCGCCGGGCGCCCTGTTCGGCATGCGGGATGATAAAGCGCTATGTTATGAACAAGGTCTGCATGGACAAGGACTACAACCTCCTGCTCACCGGACACAACCTTGACGACGAGGCCGCCGCCCTTTTCGGGAACATCCTTTACTGGAAGAAGGAGTACCTCTGGAAGAAGGACATCGCCCTCGATGCCCGGGAAGGGCATCTGTCAAGAAAGGCCAAGCCCTTTTTCCTGTGCTCGGAGCGCGAGGTGGCGGCATACGCCATCAT
The DNA window shown above is from Syntrophorhabdus sp. and carries:
- the clpB gene encoding ATP-dependent chaperone ClpB, which encodes MNWEKLTIKAQEAIQEAQKKAESLGQQSIENEHLLFALISQKDGIIRPILEKLGVKADMIARDLDRELAKIPRVEGGSQTYISSRFKQTLDTAFTEAERLKDEFVSTEHLLIGIADGKDGPAAATLRIYGITKDSIYAVLKDLRGTQRVTDQAPEEKYQALQRYCRDLTEEARKGKLDPVIGRDEEVRRVMQVLSRRTKNNPVIIGEPGVGKTAIVEGLAQRIISGDIPETLKNKRVLSLDLGSLLAGAKYRGEFEDRLKAVLKEIDEAAGTIILFIDELHTIVGAGGAQGAVDASNMLKPALARGELRCIGATTLDEYRKYIEKDAALERRFQPVYVGEPSVEETIAILRGLKEKYELHHGVVIKDPALIAAATLSHRYITDRFLPDKAIDLVDEASSRLRMEIDSVPTEIDEIERKIIQSQIEIEALKKEKDEASKERRKKLEDELAELKKEVQEKRGHWEKEKTLITGISETKEKIDQARTQADDLERKGDFGRVAEIRYGTISSLEQELKQRNDELAALQKGKKMLKEEVDEEDIARVVSKWTGIPVSKMLEGEMDKLVHMEDNIHRRVIGQDEAIGAVANTIRRARAGLQDPNRPLGSFLFLGPTGVGKTELARALAEFLFDDEQAIVRIDMSEFMEKHSVSRLIGAPPGYVGYEEGGYLTEAVRRRPYSIILLDEVEKAHPEVFNVLLQVLDDGRLTDGQGRTVDFKNSVIIMTSNIGSQWITDLTDRDYDEMRSRVGDAVKAHFKPEFVNRIDDIIIFRGLSPENIGEIVKLQLGLMAKRALERNIELVFTGKLEEMISREGYDPAFGARPLKRLIQKKIQDALALMILKGEVREGDTVKVDVDGKGNVVFKK
- a CDS encoding MoaD/ThiS family protein, which produces MHVNWEGREYVFEKPMLVSRLLQELNVSKEGHLVVANNRLVTEDHRLGAGDNVKVIRVVSGG
- a CDS encoding phosphoadenosine phosphosulfate reductase family protein, whose protein sequence is MKCRVCGQTACISLRSHKTAFCDTHFIAFFEKRVSTTIRRYRLIGEADRPVVAVSGGKDSLSLWLLLTKMGVAADGVYVDLGIGDYSRVSLEKIKAVADRIGRRVHIFHVPDVFGRDISEVAKGLRRAPCSACGMIKRYVMNKVCMDKDYNLLLTGHNLDDEAAALFGNILYWKKEYLWKKDIALDAREGHLSRKAKPFFLCSEREVAAYAIISGIDYIYEECPFSKGAKTITYKGILGGLEEASPGTKLMFVKGYLKELRGVKDTMREDGKLGAEPEDRFCPVCGYPSGGGECGFCRALQKFELPYSVRFEEYG